Proteins encoded within one genomic window of Nonomuraea gerenzanensis:
- a CDS encoding carotenoid oxygenase family protein encodes MTTPFKDGFAPVSEEVTAFDLDVTGRIPAELNGRYLRNGPNPLSLDDPSAGHLFFGEGMVHGVRLRDGRAEWYRNRWVRSARVAERLGEEPRPGPVHAGLDFAANTHVIGLGGRTFATVEAGALPYELGYELDTIGACDFDGGLPGGFAAHTHLDPVAGELHALAYFFGWDHHQHLVLDPKGVVQRVTDIPVADKPMVHDFALTERFVVIYDLPVTFSMDHAERGARLPYAWNDEHPARIGLMSRESGDLRWVDAPPCWVFHTLNAYDDGDEVVVDVVSYPKGFVDARLDLGGRPTLDRWRINLTTGRVGQARLDDRAQEFPRMDERRTGRPYRYGYTATTRELIDVVGGELEDLPDDAFDNTLIKHDLRRGTQETRPLGRGAYVGEPVFVGAGQAEDDGYVLSFVNNPARGAADLVILSAQDFTGEPVATVHLPARVPLGFHGSWIAD; translated from the coding sequence ATGACCACTCCGTTCAAGGATGGATTCGCCCCGGTCAGCGAGGAGGTCACCGCCTTCGACCTCGACGTCACCGGCCGCATCCCGGCCGAGCTGAACGGCCGCTACCTGCGCAACGGGCCCAACCCGCTCAGCCTCGACGACCCCAGCGCCGGCCACCTGTTCTTCGGCGAGGGCATGGTGCACGGCGTGCGGCTGCGCGACGGCCGCGCCGAGTGGTACCGCAACCGCTGGGTCCGCAGCGCCCGCGTGGCCGAGCGGCTCGGCGAGGAGCCCAGGCCCGGGCCCGTGCACGCCGGTCTCGACTTCGCGGCCAACACCCACGTCATCGGGCTGGGCGGGCGCACGTTCGCCACGGTGGAGGCGGGGGCGCTGCCGTACGAGCTGGGCTACGAGCTCGACACCATCGGCGCGTGCGACTTCGACGGCGGGCTGCCGGGCGGCTTCGCCGCGCACACCCACCTCGACCCGGTCGCCGGCGAGCTGCACGCGCTGGCCTACTTCTTCGGCTGGGACCACCACCAGCACCTCGTGCTCGACCCCAAGGGCGTGGTCCAGCGGGTCACGGACATCCCGGTCGCCGACAAGCCGATGGTGCACGACTTCGCGCTCACCGAGCGGTTCGTGGTGATCTACGACCTGCCGGTCACCTTCAGCATGGACCACGCGGAGCGGGGCGCCCGCCTGCCGTACGCGTGGAACGACGAGCACCCCGCGCGCATCGGGCTCATGTCGCGCGAGAGCGGCGACCTGCGGTGGGTGGACGCGCCGCCGTGCTGGGTCTTCCACACCCTCAACGCCTACGACGACGGCGACGAGGTGGTCGTGGACGTGGTCAGCTACCCCAAGGGGTTCGTGGACGCGCGGCTCGACCTGGGCGGCAGGCCCACGCTCGACCGGTGGCGGATCAACCTCACCACGGGCAGGGTCGGGCAGGCGCGGCTCGACGACCGCGCCCAGGAGTTCCCGCGCATGGACGAGCGCCGCACCGGCCGCCCCTACCGCTACGGCTACACCGCCACCACCCGCGAGCTGATCGACGTGGTGGGCGGCGAGCTGGAGGACCTGCCGGACGACGCCTTCGACAACACGCTCATCAAGCACGACCTGCGGCGGGGCACGCAGGAGACGCGGCCGCTGGGGCGCGGCGCGTACGTGGGCGAGCCCGTCTTCGTCGGCGCGGGGCAGGCCGAGGACGACGGTTACGTGCTGTCGTTCGTCAACAACCCGGCCAGGGGAGCCGCCGACCTGGTCATCCTGTCCGCGCAGGACTTCACCGGCGAGCCGGTCGCCACCGTGCATCTGCCGGCCCGGGTGCCGCTCGGCTTCCACGGAAGCTGGATCGCCGACTGA
- a CDS encoding TetR/AcrR family transcriptional regulator: MTVTAYQQAQREGQSAVRAAILDAAKRLLIAEGPGALTVRRISGEAGCSTKVIYTLFGGKDGLGEALWLEGFARFERWMLALPPHDDPFTRLHRGLMAYREYALSEPDYYRVMFQGALPGLRPGREAVQAAKRTFELLVRGVADCLDAGLLRGAEAGEIADVLWMAVHGAVGLEISGFFDRDVAERRYRLLCTSVLTPFLAYDEGRDTP, encoded by the coding sequence ATGACGGTTACCGCGTACCAGCAGGCCCAGCGGGAAGGCCAGAGCGCCGTCAGGGCGGCCATCCTCGACGCGGCCAAGCGGCTGCTCATCGCGGAGGGGCCTGGGGCGCTCACCGTGCGGCGGATCTCCGGCGAGGCAGGCTGCTCCACCAAGGTGATCTACACGCTCTTCGGCGGGAAGGACGGGCTGGGCGAGGCGCTGTGGCTGGAGGGGTTCGCGCGGTTCGAGCGGTGGATGCTGGCCCTGCCGCCGCACGACGACCCCTTCACGCGGCTGCACCGGGGGCTCATGGCCTACCGCGAGTACGCGCTGAGCGAGCCCGACTACTACCGGGTCATGTTCCAGGGGGCGCTGCCGGGGCTGCGGCCGGGGCGTGAGGCGGTGCAGGCCGCCAAGCGCACGTTCGAGCTGCTGGTGCGCGGGGTGGCCGACTGCCTGGACGCCGGGCTGCTGCGCGGGGCGGAGGCCGGAGAGATCGCCGACGTGTTGTGGATGGCCGTCCACGGTGCCGTAGGTCTTGAAATTTCGGGATTTTTCGATCGGGACGTGGCCGAACGGCGTTACCGGCTCCTCTGCACCTCGGTGCTCACGCCGTTCCTGGCCTACGACGAGGGAAGGGACACGCCATGA
- the der gene encoding ribosome biogenesis GTPase Der, which produces MSTGDWVEADLDELEIDEQEHHGVPLPVVAIVGRPNVGKSTLVNRIIGRREAVVEDVPGVTRDRVTYDANWRGRRFTVVDTGGWDPDATGMNLRIAEQAQVAVELADVIVFVVDATVGATDADEIVGSVLRQSGKPVILAANKVDNQQLELEAAALWALGLGEPYPVSALHGRSSGDLLDVVLEALPETPEVTFGAERGPARVALLGKPNVGKSSLLNKLAGEERVLVDPMAGTTRDPVDELIELGGRTWRFIDTAGIRRRDRELQGADFYAAMRTRAALERTEVAIVLIDASEPLTEQDLRIIGLVIESGRAMVVAFNKWDLVDEDRRYYLEKEIDRQLVRTPWALRVNISAKTGRHVDRLVPALEKALDSWSTRVPTARLNAFLTELVQQTPPPVRGGKQPKILFATQASVEPPKFVLFTSGWLEDTYRRFIERRIREEFGFAGSPIEVTMKIREKRAKKDK; this is translated from the coding sequence GTGTCAACGGGGGATTGGGTCGAGGCCGACCTCGACGAGCTGGAGATCGACGAGCAGGAGCACCACGGCGTGCCGCTGCCGGTCGTGGCCATCGTCGGGCGGCCGAACGTCGGCAAGTCCACGCTGGTCAACCGCATCATCGGCCGTCGTGAGGCGGTCGTCGAGGACGTGCCGGGCGTCACCCGCGACCGCGTCACCTACGACGCCAACTGGCGCGGCCGCCGCTTCACCGTGGTCGACACCGGCGGCTGGGACCCTGACGCCACCGGCATGAACCTGCGCATCGCCGAGCAGGCCCAGGTCGCCGTGGAGCTGGCCGACGTGATCGTGTTCGTCGTGGACGCCACCGTGGGCGCCACCGACGCCGACGAGATCGTGGGCTCGGTGCTGCGGCAGTCCGGCAAGCCGGTCATCCTGGCCGCCAACAAGGTCGACAACCAGCAGCTGGAGCTGGAGGCCGCCGCGCTGTGGGCGCTCGGCCTCGGCGAGCCGTACCCTGTCTCGGCGCTGCACGGCCGCTCCAGCGGCGACCTGCTCGACGTGGTGCTCGAGGCGCTGCCCGAGACGCCCGAGGTGACCTTCGGCGCCGAGCGCGGGCCCGCCCGCGTCGCGCTGCTCGGCAAGCCCAACGTCGGCAAGTCCTCCCTGCTCAACAAGCTGGCGGGGGAGGAGCGGGTGCTGGTCGACCCGATGGCGGGCACCACCCGCGACCCCGTGGACGAGCTGATCGAGCTGGGCGGGCGCACCTGGCGCTTCATCGACACCGCCGGCATCCGGCGGCGCGACCGCGAGCTGCAGGGCGCCGACTTCTACGCCGCCATGCGCACCCGCGCGGCGCTGGAGCGCACCGAGGTGGCGATCGTGCTGATCGACGCCAGCGAGCCGCTCACCGAGCAGGACCTGCGCATCATCGGCCTGGTCATCGAGTCGGGGCGGGCCATGGTGGTGGCCTTCAACAAGTGGGACCTGGTCGACGAGGACCGGCGCTACTACCTGGAGAAGGAGATCGACCGGCAGCTCGTCCGCACCCCGTGGGCGCTGCGGGTCAACATCTCCGCCAAGACCGGCCGGCACGTCGACCGGCTCGTCCCGGCCCTGGAGAAGGCGCTCGACTCCTGGTCCACCCGGGTGCCGACGGCCCGGCTCAACGCGTTCCTCACCGAGCTGGTGCAGCAGACGCCGCCGCCGGTGCGCGGCGGCAAGCAGCCGAAGATCCTGTTCGCCACGCAGGCGTCCGTCGAGCCGCCCAAGTTCGTGCTGTTCACCTCCGGGTGGCTGGAAGACACCTACCGCCGCTTCATCGAGCGCCGCATCCGCGAGGAGTTCGGCTTCGCCGGATCCCCGATCGAGGTGACGATGAAGATCAGGGAAAAGCGCGCGAAGAAGGACAAGTGA
- a CDS encoding LppX_LprAFG lipoprotein, which produces MLRRLLVVAALALAAACSSGGGGAELPAGPELMNKASEAMKAVKSAGFAIATEGEPQVPIKKADGRLTAQGDADGTLTLDILGTLQEVSFALVGDTVHFKGPTGGFQKMTRAQLAQIYDPSVILQPTKGISQLLASATGPKVEGVEDGSYRVATTFPAAVVSPIVPGVTQDVNGKVWLDQASSRLTKASLPLQGGTVTVTFSDYDAPVTITPPATK; this is translated from the coding sequence ATGCTCAGAAGACTCCTCGTCGTGGCCGCGCTCGCGTTAGCGGCGGCGTGCTCATCGGGCGGCGGCGGGGCCGAGCTGCCCGCCGGGCCCGAGCTGATGAACAAGGCCTCCGAGGCGATGAAGGCCGTCAAGTCGGCCGGTTTCGCGATCGCGACCGAGGGCGAGCCGCAGGTGCCGATCAAGAAGGCCGACGGCCGGCTGACGGCGCAGGGCGACGCCGACGGCACGCTCACCCTCGACATCCTGGGCACCCTGCAGGAGGTCTCCTTCGCCCTGGTCGGCGACACGGTGCACTTCAAGGGGCCGACGGGCGGCTTCCAGAAGATGACGCGGGCGCAGCTCGCGCAGATCTACGACCCGTCGGTGATCCTGCAGCCCACCAAGGGCATCTCCCAGCTGCTCGCCTCGGCCACCGGCCCCAAGGTGGAGGGCGTCGAGGACGGCTCCTACCGGGTCGCCACCACCTTCCCCGCCGCCGTCGTCTCCCCGATCGTGCCGGGCGTCACGCAGGACGTGAACGGCAAGGTCTGGCTCGACCAGGCCAGCAGCCGGCTCACCAAGGCCAGCCTGCCGTTGCAGGGCGGCACGGTCACGGTGACGTTCAGCGACTACGACGCGCCCGTCACGATCACGCCGCCCGCCACCAAGTGA
- the cmk gene encoding (d)CMP kinase, translating into MTGLVVAMDGPSGSGKSSVSRGAARALGLRYLDTGAMYRAMTWWVLQQGIDPADHATVAARCGEPAIVSGTDPDAPAIHVDGVDVAGPIRQAEVTGAVSAVAAVPEVRARLVALQREIIGTGDIVVEGRDIGSAVWPEAPVKIYLTASAEARARRRSAEVAGSTVEAQQEAMARRDTLDSTRKTDPLSMAVGAIELDTTALTLDEVVAEVLRLVAERRSSGGEREGRADESRSGRDHIRERT; encoded by the coding sequence GTGACCGGTCTGGTCGTCGCCATGGACGGACCTTCTGGGTCGGGTAAGTCGAGCGTGTCGCGCGGTGCCGCCCGCGCGCTGGGCCTGCGTTACCTCGACACCGGGGCGATGTACCGCGCGATGACCTGGTGGGTGCTCCAGCAGGGCATCGACCCGGCCGACCACGCCACGGTCGCGGCCCGCTGCGGCGAGCCCGCCATCGTCTCCGGCACCGACCCCGACGCGCCCGCGATCCACGTCGACGGCGTGGACGTCGCGGGGCCGATCAGGCAGGCCGAGGTCACCGGCGCGGTCTCGGCCGTCGCCGCCGTGCCCGAGGTGCGCGCGCGGCTCGTCGCGTTGCAGCGCGAGATCATCGGCACCGGTGACATCGTGGTCGAGGGCCGCGACATCGGCTCGGCCGTCTGGCCCGAGGCGCCGGTCAAGATCTACCTGACGGCGAGCGCGGAGGCCCGCGCCCGCAGGCGCAGCGCCGAGGTCGCCGGCTCCACGGTGGAGGCGCAGCAGGAGGCCATGGCCAGGCGTGACACCCTGGACTCAACACGTAAGACGGACCCGCTCTCGATGGCGGTTGGCGCCATCGAGCTCGACACCACCGCGCTGACCTTGGATGAGGTTGTGGCGGAGGTGCTGAGACTGGTCGCGGAGCGGAGGAGCTCGGGAGGAGAGCGCGAGGGACGAGCCGACGAGTCCCGAAGCGGCCGCGACCATATCCGCGAGCGCACCTGA
- a CDS encoding MarR family winged helix-turn-helix transcriptional regulator yields MSTPRWLSPAEQRAWRTHLALHKLLMHRLDRELQEHSLSLNDYEILVNLSESPGRRMRMSDLADATIQSRSRLSHQISRMEAKGLVVREDCRDDRRGTFAVLTDEGWETIQRVAPFHVASVREHFVDRLTDDQLEAIEEAYAPLVEQLKKLR; encoded by the coding sequence ATGAGCACGCCTCGCTGGCTTTCACCCGCCGAACAGCGTGCCTGGCGTACGCACCTGGCGCTGCACAAGCTGCTCATGCACCGGCTCGACCGCGAGCTGCAGGAGCACTCACTCTCGCTGAACGACTACGAGATCCTCGTCAACCTCTCCGAGAGCCCGGGCCGGCGCATGCGGATGAGCGACCTGGCCGACGCGACGATCCAGTCGCGCAGCCGGTTGTCCCACCAGATCTCCCGCATGGAGGCCAAGGGCCTGGTCGTCAGGGAGGACTGCCGTGACGACCGCCGGGGCACGTTCGCGGTGCTGACCGACGAGGGGTGGGAGACGATCCAGCGGGTGGCGCCGTTCCACGTGGCGAGCGTCCGGGAGCACTTCGTCGACCGGCTCACCGACGATCAGCTGGAGGCCATCGAGGAGGCGTACGCGCCGCTGGTGGAGCAGCTGAAGAAGCTGCGCTGA
- a CDS encoding MFS transporter, with amino-acid sequence MRRARRVVLGTGGAVVLLAALDAYVVVTVLIDIAEDVGIPLNHLERATPIVTGFLLGYVAAMPLLGQLSDRYGRRPLIHACLAAFALGSVLTALAAGEVMVVAGRTVQGVAGGALLPITMALIGDLWEERERPVALGAVGAAQELGSALGPLYGGLLAGVPGAVVAGVELGGWHAIFWVNVPLAALAAVAIHLTIPPHRPNAVRAGGPEATPGEVSAPGEMRVGAVTPGPSAPGKAAAGQVTAAGEVGSGETAATGVTAPSEVASAKTAAAGVTAPGEVASAETTAADGVAAKRVDVVGGVLLALALALLVVGLYNPDPATAVLPPWGPPVIVAGVLVAVAFVWWEIRSPVRLLDLATTRKRPLLATLAVSFLAGAALLVTMVFVQITAQTLLGKEALDASLVLARFLAALAVAALLGGLLARRLGERVVAVAGMALAAGGYWLMSHWPLDLAGAGPAMDRDLVLAGLGLGLVIAPVSSAVLRASTAAQHGVASAAVVVARMMGMLIGIAAVSAWGFYRFQSLTAHLDTPLPFGVDRETYQRRLADYTAKVQAALHTEYTEMFLVTAFICLLGAAVAVLMPRR; translated from the coding sequence ATGAGGCGCGCCCGGCGGGTGGTGCTCGGTACCGGCGGCGCGGTGGTGCTGCTGGCGGCGCTGGACGCGTACGTGGTGGTGACGGTCCTGATCGACATCGCCGAGGACGTCGGCATCCCGCTCAACCACCTGGAGCGGGCCACCCCGATCGTCACGGGCTTCCTGCTCGGGTACGTCGCCGCGATGCCGCTGCTCGGCCAGCTCTCCGACCGGTACGGCCGGCGGCCCCTCATCCACGCCTGCCTGGCGGCCTTCGCCCTCGGCTCGGTGCTGACGGCGCTGGCGGCCGGGGAGGTGATGGTGGTGGCCGGGCGTACCGTGCAGGGGGTGGCCGGAGGCGCGCTGCTGCCGATCACGATGGCGCTCATCGGGGATCTGTGGGAGGAGCGCGAGCGGCCGGTCGCCCTGGGGGCTGTGGGGGCGGCGCAGGAGCTGGGCAGTGCGCTGGGGCCGTTGTACGGAGGGTTGCTGGCGGGGGTGCCCGGTGCGGTGGTGGCGGGGGTGGAGCTTGGTGGGTGGCATGCCATCTTCTGGGTCAACGTCCCGCTCGCCGCCCTGGCCGCCGTCGCCATCCACCTCACGATCCCACCCCATCGCCCGAACGCGGTCCGGGCGGGCGGACCGGAAGCGACGCCCGGTGAGGTGTCCGCACCCGGCGAGATGAGGGTCGGTGCCGTGACGCCCGGCCCGTCGGCCCCCGGCAAGGCTGCGGCCGGCCAGGTGACAGCCGCCGGCGAGGTGGGGAGCGGCGAGACAGCGGCCACAGGCGTGACGGCGCCCAGCGAGGTAGCGAGCGCCAAGACGGCGGCTGCTGGCGTGACGGCGCCCGGCGAGGTAGCGAGTGCCGAGACGACGGCCGCCGACGGGGTGGCGGCGAAGCGGGTGGACGTGGTGGGCGGGGTGTTGCTCGCCCTGGCCCTGGCGCTCCTAGTCGTGGGCCTGTACAACCCCGACCCCGCCACCGCCGTCCTCCCACCCTGGGGCCCGCCCGTGATAGTGGCCGGCGTGCTGGTGGCCGTGGCCTTCGTCTGGTGGGAGATCCGCTCCCCCGTACGCCTGCTCGACCTCGCCACCACCCGCAAGCGACCGCTCCTGGCCACCCTCGCCGTCAGCTTCCTGGCCGGCGCCGCGCTGCTGGTCACCATGGTGTTCGTGCAGATCACCGCCCAGACCCTGCTCGGCAAGGAGGCGCTGGACGCGTCGCTGGTGCTGGCCAGGTTCCTGGCGGCGCTGGCGGTGGCGGCCCTGCTGGGCGGGCTGCTGGCGCGCAGGCTGGGTGAGCGGGTCGTGGCGGTGGCGGGCATGGCGCTGGCGGCCGGGGGTTACTGGCTGATGAGCCACTGGCCGCTCGACCTGGCCGGGGCGGGGCCGGCGATGGATCGTGACCTGGTGCTCGCCGGGCTGGGGCTGGGGCTGGTGATCGCGCCGGTGTCGTCGGCGGTGCTGCGCGCGAGTACGGCGGCGCAGCACGGGGTGGCGTCGGCGGCGGTCGTGGTGGCCAGGATGATGGGCATGCTGATCGGCATCGCGGCGGTGTCGGCGTGGGGGTTCTACCGGTTCCAGTCGCTGACGGCCCACCTGGACACGCCGCTCCCGTTCGGCGTGGATCGGGAGACGTACCAGCGGCGACTGGCCGACTACACCGCCAAGGTGCAGGCGGCCCTGCACACCGAGTACACCGAGATGTTCCTGGTGACGGCGTTCATCTGCCTGCTGGGCGCGGCGGTCGCCGTCCTGATGCCACGCCGCTGA
- a CDS encoding glycosyltransferase family 2 protein, with the protein MKNGARVTVVVASKDRLPALTRSLPLHPRPVILVDNGSTDGTATFVRRHFPDVHVVEAGRNLGAPGRNIGVQMAETPYVAFADDDSWWAPGALERAADVLDAYPRLAVLGARVLVGPEERLDPVSEQMRHSPLGVEADLPGPSVLGFLACGAVVRKEAFLDAGGFDDVIFFFGEEERLAVDLAAKGWGLAYVDDVVAHHHPSPARDPRGRQVLAARNAVLTAVLRRPWRVVARRSFQALRSGSAGREGLRTAVRRLPRALAERRELPVSVERARRTLERADD; encoded by the coding sequence GTGAAGAACGGAGCCCGCGTCACGGTCGTCGTGGCGAGCAAGGACCGGCTGCCGGCGCTGACCCGCTCGCTCCCCCTGCACCCACGCCCGGTGATCCTCGTCGACAACGGCTCCACGGACGGCACCGCCACGTTCGTCCGGCGCCACTTCCCCGACGTCCACGTGGTCGAGGCGGGCAGGAACCTGGGCGCCCCCGGCCGCAACATCGGCGTCCAGATGGCCGAGACCCCCTACGTGGCCTTCGCCGACGACGACTCCTGGTGGGCGCCCGGCGCCCTGGAGCGGGCCGCCGACGTGCTGGACGCCTACCCGCGCCTGGCGGTCCTGGGCGCGCGCGTGCTGGTCGGCCCCGAGGAGCGGCTGGACCCGGTGTCGGAGCAGATGCGCCACTCCCCGCTCGGCGTCGAGGCGGACCTGCCGGGGCCGAGCGTGCTGGGGTTCCTGGCGTGCGGGGCGGTGGTGCGCAAGGAGGCGTTCCTCGACGCGGGAGGCTTCGACGACGTGATCTTCTTCTTCGGCGAGGAGGAGCGGCTGGCCGTGGACCTGGCCGCCAAGGGCTGGGGGCTGGCGTACGTGGACGACGTGGTGGCGCACCACCACCCCTCGCCCGCCAGGGACCCGCGCGGCAGGCAGGTGCTGGCCGCGCGCAACGCGGTGCTGACCGCCGTGCTGCGCCGCCCGTGGCGGGTGGTGGCGCGGCGCTCGTTCCAGGCGCTGCGCAGCGGCTCGGCGGGCAGGGAGGGGCTGCGTACGGCGGTGCGCAGGCTGCCGAGGGCGCTGGCGGAGCGGCGCGAGCTGCCGGTCTCCGTGGAACGGGCGCGGCGCACGCTGGAGCGGGCCGATGACTGA
- the aspS gene encoding aspartate--tRNA(Asn) ligase, whose protein sequence is MISRVMSAELSEHAGQRVTIAGWVHRRRRLKSVSFLVVRDRTGLAQAISGGDLPPEESVVRVTGTVAASEQAPGGYELVSPEVEVLAQPCEPPPFDLYRPVVGAALPAVLDHAPVALRHPLLRAGLEISAASVAGFRETLDRLGFTEIHTPKIVESATESGANVFGIDYFGRPAYLAQSPQFYKQAMAGVFERVYEVGPVFRAEPHDTVRHLAQYTSLDAELGFVRDHRDVMVVLREAVAGMLESVRGRAGAALGLLGVVPPAVPAEIPAIHFTEAQRLTSSDESDLAPAQERWLSEWAEREHGSQFLFVTGFPMSKRPFYTHPDPARPAYSNGFDLLFRGMELVTGGQRLHRYEDYVRALGSRGEGTAAYEGYLQAFRYGMPPHGGFALGLERWTARLTGAANVRQTTAFPRDLHRLSP, encoded by the coding sequence ATGATCTCTCGTGTCATGTCGGCGGAGCTGTCCGAGCACGCCGGCCAACGAGTGACGATCGCCGGCTGGGTCCATCGCCGCCGGCGACTCAAATCCGTGTCCTTCCTCGTCGTCAGGGACCGTACCGGGCTGGCGCAGGCCATCTCGGGCGGTGACCTGCCGCCCGAGGAGAGCGTCGTCCGGGTCACCGGCACGGTGGCCGCCAGCGAGCAGGCACCCGGCGGCTACGAGCTGGTCTCGCCCGAGGTCGAGGTGCTCGCGCAGCCGTGCGAACCGCCGCCGTTCGACCTCTACCGGCCCGTGGTCGGGGCGGCCCTGCCGGCCGTGCTCGACCACGCGCCGGTCGCGCTGCGGCACCCGCTGCTGCGCGCCGGGCTGGAGATCTCGGCCGCGAGCGTGGCCGGGTTCCGCGAGACGCTCGACCGGCTCGGCTTCACCGAGATCCACACACCCAAGATCGTCGAGTCGGCCACCGAGTCGGGCGCGAACGTCTTCGGCATCGACTACTTCGGCCGGCCCGCCTACCTCGCCCAGTCGCCGCAGTTCTACAAGCAGGCGATGGCCGGGGTGTTCGAGCGGGTCTACGAGGTGGGCCCGGTCTTCCGCGCCGAGCCGCACGACACCGTGCGGCATCTGGCCCAGTACACCAGCCTGGACGCCGAGCTGGGCTTCGTCCGCGACCACCGGGACGTGATGGTGGTGCTGCGGGAGGCCGTGGCGGGCATGCTGGAGTCCGTACGCGGCCGCGCCGGCGCCGCGCTCGGCCTGCTCGGCGTCGTCCCGCCCGCGGTGCCCGCCGAGATCCCCGCCATCCACTTCACCGAGGCGCAGCGGCTGACCTCCAGCGACGAGTCCGACCTGGCGCCCGCCCAGGAGCGGTGGCTGTCGGAGTGGGCGGAGCGGGAGCACGGGTCGCAGTTCCTGTTCGTCACCGGGTTCCCGATGTCGAAGCGGCCGTTCTACACCCATCCGGACCCGGCGCGGCCCGCGTACTCCAACGGGTTCGACCTGCTCTTCCGGGGGATGGAGCTGGTGACCGGGGGGCAGCGGCTGCACCGGTACGAGGACTACGTGCGGGCGCTGGGCTCACGGGGGGAGGGGACTGCGGCGTACGAAGGGTATCTGCAGGCCTTCCGGTACGGGATGCCGCCGCACGGTGGGTTCGCGCTCGGGCTGGAGCGGTGGACGGCGCGGCTGACCGGGGCGGCCAACGTCCGGCAGACCACCGCGTTTCCGCGCGACCTGCACCGGCTCTCACCGTGA
- a CDS encoding glycosyltransferase family 2 protein: MTDPRVGAVVITWNRREEALTALGRLLALPERPQVVLVDNGSTDGTAEAVARAYPEVDLVALDENLGAVGRNVGVGRLRTPYVAFADDDTWWAPGSLARAADVLDAHPRLAVVTARILAEPGGRDDPIVAELRGSPVRGPDWLPGPALGSFLAGASVLRREAFLECGGFNRRLWLGGEEELLAVDLATAGWELCYLEELTVHHQASTLRDSHGRRRVGLRNTLWFTWLRRPVRAALRRTVHLARTVPRDRVSALAALDALRGLPWVLAERRRVPPRVEARLASLEASQENSRARRYVS; this comes from the coding sequence ATGACTGATCCGCGCGTGGGCGCCGTCGTGATCACCTGGAACCGGCGCGAGGAGGCGCTCACCGCGCTGGGCCGCCTGCTCGCGCTGCCGGAACGGCCCCAGGTGGTGCTGGTGGACAACGGCTCCACCGACGGCACCGCCGAGGCCGTCGCGCGCGCCTATCCCGAGGTGGACCTGGTCGCCCTCGACGAGAACCTGGGCGCCGTGGGCCGCAACGTGGGGGTCGGGCGGCTGCGCACGCCGTACGTGGCCTTCGCCGACGACGACACGTGGTGGGCGCCGGGCTCCCTGGCGCGGGCGGCCGACGTGCTGGACGCCCATCCCCGCCTGGCCGTCGTGACGGCCCGCATCCTGGCCGAGCCGGGCGGGCGCGACGACCCGATCGTGGCCGAGCTGCGCGGCTCGCCCGTACGCGGGCCCGACTGGCTGCCCGGCCCCGCGCTGGGCAGCTTCCTGGCGGGGGCGTCGGTGCTGCGGCGGGAGGCGTTCCTGGAGTGCGGCGGCTTCAACCGGCGGCTGTGGCTGGGCGGCGAGGAGGAGCTGCTGGCCGTGGACCTGGCCACGGCGGGCTGGGAGCTGTGTTACCTGGAGGAGCTGACCGTGCACCACCAGGCCTCGACCCTGCGGGATTCGCACGGCAGGCGGCGGGTGGGGCTGCGCAACACGCTCTGGTTCACCTGGCTGCGGCGGCCGGTGCGGGCGGCGCTGCGGCGTACCGTGCACCTGGCCAGGACGGTGCCGCGCGACCGCGTGTCGGCGCTGGCGGCCCTGGACGCCCTGCGCGGGCTGCCGTGGGTGCTGGCCGAGCGGCGGCGCGTGCCGCCACGCGTGGAGGCCAGGCTGGCGAGCCTGGAGGCCTCGCAGGAGAACTCGCGAGCCCGCCGTTACGTCTCGTGA